A genomic segment from Diospyros lotus cultivar Yz01 chromosome 5, ASM1463336v1, whole genome shotgun sequence encodes:
- the LOC127801259 gene encoding uncharacterized protein LOC127801259 — translation MNQILTKNLHDGSERQGIRAPIRLQGDESKMGDLNLDNRNSFPLLKENRLPNEDPLVKMSALRKEANSMVMRSSDRQLMDRSKLEVTPFLVDDLVEKEPMGMIPPMETMKSLPVERFPVRQKDRSTFDARSAHESGRLERDDRPPVAGSNRMEEGRRGRDGPRFEKGGSGRPRSKDPRDLAQIHWPNNHLNDQSYKNKLRPNITSQAHSFLQQGPINRSHSRPPVQPINSWADVIECHIQRVPTRLEYFPPSDGDCSRNEDG, via the exons ATGAaccaaattttaacaaaaaatcttCATGACGGCAGTGAAAGGCAAGGGATCAGAGCCCCAATTCGGTTACAGGGAGATGAATCCAAGATGGGCGATCTGAATCTGGACAACCGAAATAGCTTCCCGTTGCTGAAAGAAAATCGACTCCCTAATGAAGATCCGTTAGTGAAGATGTCGGCGTTGAGGAAGGAGGCGAATTCTATGGTGATGAGATCTTCAGATCGGCAACTGATGGATAGATCCAAGCTTGAAGTGACCCCTTTTCTGGTGGATGATCTGGTAGAGAAAGAACCGATGGGGATGATACCGCCGATGGAGACGATGAAGTCCTTACCGGTGGAGAGATTTCCAGTTAGGCAAAAGGATCGATCCACCTTTGATGCGAGATCTGCGCATGAGAGTGGCCGTTTGGAGAGGGATGATCGGCCCCCTGTTGCTGGTTCGAATCGCATGGAAGAAGGCAGGCGTGGCAGAGACGGACCACGCTTTGAAAAGGGCGGGTCGGGCAGACCCAGGTCCAAAGACCCACGTGATTTGGCCCAGATTCACTGGCCCAATAACCATTTAAATGATCAAAGTTACAAAAATAAGCTCAGGCCCAATATTACTTCTCAAGCTCATTCTTTCCTCCAACAGGGACCAATTAATAGGAGCCACTCGAGGCCTCCTGTGCAACCAATTAATTCTTGGGCAGATGTTATTGAATGTCATATCCAACGGGTTCCTACGCGGTTGGAATATTTTCCACCATCAG atggagattgtagcagaaacgaggatggaTGA
- the LOC127801252 gene encoding pathogenesis-related protein 1A-like, translating into MVVHKTPSSVLSLLICLTIIVLALGFHPSHAQSSPQDYLDAHNAARSEVGVEPMVWDDTVAAYAESYASQRSGDCALIHSTDSPYGENIAVSNADEFTAVEAVNLWVKEKAYYDYGSNSCAEGQTCGHYTQVVWRNSVRLGCARVQCSAGEWEWFIICSYDPAGNVSGERPY; encoded by the coding sequence ATGGTAGTCCATAAGACCCCCTCCTCAGTATTGTCTCTCCTAATTTGTTTGACCATCATCGTCCTAGCATTAGGATTCCACCCCTCTCACGCCCAGAGCTCCCCGCAAGACTACCTCGACGCCCACAACGCGGCTCGCTCCGAGGTGGGCGTCGAACCCATGGTCTGGGATGACACCGTCGCCGCCTATGCTGAAAGCTACGCCAGCCAAAGGAGCGGCGACTGTGCTCTAATTCACTCCACCGATAGCCCGTACGGCGAGAACATCGCCGTCAGCAACGCCGATGAGTTCACCGCCGTGGAAGCCGTGAACCTCTGGGTGAAGGAGAAGGCCTACTACGACTATGGCTCGAATTCTTGCGCCGAAGGTCAGACGTGCGGGCACTATACCCAGGTGGTGTGGCGAAACTCTGTCCGGCTGGGCTGCGCTAGGGTTCAGTGCAGTGCTGGCGAGTGGGAGTGGTTCATCATTTGCAGCTATGATCCCGCCGGCAATGTCTCCGGCGAACGCCCTTActag
- the LOC127802009 gene encoding pathogenesis-related protein 1B-like encodes MGLNPKRAMHEISMVSLIHSFIIILANSHTSHAQNTQQEYLDAHNMARSEVGVGGMVWDDTVAAYALDYANQRAGDCALMHSNGPYGENIFSGSGKEWTATDAVNDWVSEKAYYDHASNSCVQDQMCGHYTQVVWRNSVSLGCARVQCSNGGWFITCNYNPPGNVDGQSPY; translated from the coding sequence ATGGGGTTGAACCCTAAAAGAGCAATGCACGAAATCTCGATGGTTTCTCTCATCCATAGTTTCATCATCATCCTAGCAAATTCCCACACCTCTCATGCCCAAAACACCCAACAAGAGTACCTTGACGCCCACAACATGGCTCGCTCCGAGGTGGGCGTGGGAGGCATGGTATGGGACGACACTGTCGCCGCTTATGCCCTAGACTACGCTAACCAAAGGGCCGGAGACTGCGCCTTGATGCACTCCAATGGACCCTACGGCGAGAACATCTTCTCTGGTAGCGGCAAAGAGTGGACCGCCACCGACGCAGTGAATGATTGGGTATCGGAAAAGGCCTACTACGATCACGCCTCAAATTCTTGCGTTCAGGATCAGATGTGCGGGCACTATACTCAGGTTGTGTGGCGGAACTCAGTTAGCCTTGGCTGTGCTAGGGTTCAGTGCAGTAATGGCGGGTGGTTCATCACTTGCAACTATAATCCCCCCGGCAATGTTGATGGCCAATCCCCATACTAG
- the LOC127802449 gene encoding pathogenesis-related protein 1A-like codes for MAALHKTSSSVLSLLVCFTIIVLALEFHPSRAQNSPQDYLDAHNSARSEVGVGPMVWNDTVAAYAESYANQRSADCALIHSSNSPYGENLAVSDADEFTAVEAVNLWVEEKAYYDYGSNSCAQGKVCGHYTQVVWRNSVRLGCARVQCSAGEWKWFIICSYDPAGNVSGQRPY; via the coding sequence atGGCAGCACTGCATAAGACCTCCTCCTCAGTACTGTCTCTCCTAGTTTGTTTCACGATCATCGTCCTGGCATTAGAGTTCCACCCCTCTCGGGCCCAGAACTCCCCGCAAGACTACCTCGACGCCCACAACTCGGCTCGTTCCGAGGTGGGCGTCGGACCCATGGTTTGGAACGACACGGTGGCCGCCTATGCTGAAAGCTACGCCAACCAGAGGAGCGCCGACTGCGCTCTGATTCACTCCTCCAATAGTCCGTACGGCGAGAACCTCGCCGTCAGCGACGCCGATGAGTTCACCGCCGTGGAAGCCGTGAACCTCTGGGTGGAGGAGAAGGCCTACTACGACTACGGCTCGAATTCTTGCGCCCAAGGTAAGGTGTGCGGGCACTATACGCAGGTGGTGTGGAGAAATTCCGTCCGGCTCGGCTGCGCTAGGGTTCAGTGTAGTGCCGGCGAGTGGAAGTGGTTCATCATTTGCAGCTATGATCCCGCCGGCAATGTCTCCGGCCAACGCCCTTActag